From a region of the Cataglyphis hispanica isolate Lineage 1 chromosome 24, ULB_Chis1_1.0, whole genome shotgun sequence genome:
- the LOC126858156 gene encoding jerky protein homolog-like, with protein sequence MTDKEIARIPFSQEQTKQTRLSIEDRVKIVERLNNGEKGTDLAREYKISRSAITFIKKSKEYLIKQRSALIMCQGQTSKKRCTGVENSPLEQALYEWFLQKKSIGELVTGTMLQEKAVELNKMLNGDSNFKGTNGFISKFKKRHSIGSSTIHGERASANKNASTFCREFIKYIMDNKIPLDKVYNAKETVLYWKTLPNKTLTSSEHEAPDKEPDKNKVTLMVCTNATGSHKLPMLIVGEAYNCLENIRSSSIIYTRQNNTCIDKQLMLTWYQEIFLSEIEAVHSSNVEQCLLLLNDVSNYPSVEQLNSISERCQVICLPSDTTSLAPMDQGVIEKLKKIYRKHFLRVILAAETTEEVQKLLKSLDILKCCHLISDAWDEMMEIIIRDSWKNIFPLYLEEQLDSRIFLNMVNKIPEYDNITLEDINLWLNSDNNKQESQVLNQEVLDQEVDFSEDHEKHEVDQEINQENEEAENNKYLNDNDSTNDVTSKSALDAIITFLFWYQTQNQCSLQDRQYIRKFWKRAMDEILPKDN encoded by the coding sequence GAAATAGCTCGTATTCCTTTTTCTCAGGAACAAACCAAGCAAACACGTCTCAGTATCGAAGATCGTGTTAAAATTGTAGAACGACTTAATAATGGAGAGAAAGGTACTGATCTAGCACGGGAATACAAGATATCCAGATCggcaataacatttataaagaaatccaAAGAATATCTGATAAAACAAAGAAGTGCACTTATTATGTGCCAAGGACAAACATCCAAGAAGAGATGCACTGGCGTTGAAAATAGTCCTCTTGAGCAAGCTTTATATGAATggtttcttcaaaaaaaaagtatagggGAACTTGTTACAGGAACAATGTTGCAAGAAAAGGCAGTTGAGTTGAATAAAATGCTTAATGGTGACAGTAATTTTAAAGGCACCAATGGTTTTATatccaaatttaaaaaaaggcaCAGCATTGGATCTTCAACAATTCATGGGGAAAGAGcttctgcaaataaaaatgcgaGTACTTTTTGtcgagaatttataaaatatattatggataataaaataccattggataaagtttataatgcCAAAGAAACTGTACTTTACTGGAAAACACTGCCAAATAAAACTTTGACCAGCAGTGAACATGAAGCTCCTGATAAAGAACCAGATAAAAACAAAGTCACATTGATGGTATGCACAAATGCAACAGGAAGTCACAAATTGCCTATGTTAATTGTTGGAGAAGCATATAACTGTTTAGAGAATATAAGATcatcatcaattatttatacaagacAGAACAATACATGCATAGACAAACAGTTGATGTTAACATGGtatcaagaaatttttctatcagaaattgaAGCAGTTCATAGCTCCAATGTCGAACAATGTCTTCTTTTACTCAATGATGTTTCCAATTATCCTTCAGTAGAACAACTCAACTCAATCAGTGAACGATGTCAAGTAATTTGTCTACCATCTGACACGACTTCTCTTGCACCTATGGATCAAGGAGTTATTGAGAAACTGAAGAAGATAtacagaaaacattttttaagagTAATACTTGCAGCAGAAACTACAGAAGAAGTCCAGAAATTGTTGAAGTCCCTTGATATACTCAAATGCTGTCATTTAATAAGTGATGCATGGGATGAAATGATGGAAATCATCATAAGAGATAGTTGGAAGAATATCTTTCCATTATACCTAGAAGAACAGCTTGAttcacgaatatttttaaatatggtAAATAAAATTCCTGAGTATGACAATATCACATtagaagatattaatttatggttAAACAGTGACAACAATAAACAAGAATCCCAAGTGTTAAATCAAGAAGTATTAGATCAAGAAGTGGATTTCTCAGAAGATCATGAAAAACATGAAGTTGATCAAGAAATAAACCAAGAGAATGAAGAGGCAGAAAACAATAAGTATTTAAATGACAATGATTCTACAAATGATGTTACATCAAAAAGTGCTCTTGATGCAATTATTACATTCTTATTCTGGTATCAAACTCAAAATCAATGCTCTCTTCAAGATCGTcaatatatacgaaaattCTGGAAACGTGCAATGGATGAGATACTtccaaaagataattaa